One genomic segment of Desmodus rotundus isolate HL8 chromosome 5, HLdesRot8A.1, whole genome shotgun sequence includes these proteins:
- the THRSP gene encoding thyroid hormone-inducible hepatic protein, with protein sequence MQVLTKRYSKNCLRNVMDRYSAVVQNMEQVVMFPSLLQDVQFSAQAGAPSLYNYFTMLKAIRMDVDHGLLPQEEWQVKEAGGKTSVSENEAAETEEGEEEDLGQLDLEAQFHLHYTSLHHILTHLTLKAEELTRIYQEITGQAV encoded by the coding sequence ATGCAGGTGCTGACCAAACGCTACTCCAAGAACTGCCTGCGGAACGTCATGGACCGGTACTCGGCCGTGGTGCAGAACATGGAGCAGGTGGTGATGTTCCCCAGCCTCTTGCAGGATGTGCAGTTCAGTGCACAGGCTGGGGCCCCCAGTCTCTACAACTACTTCACCATGCTCAAGGCCATCCGCATGGATGTAGACCACGGGCTGCTGCCCCAGGAGGAGTGGCAGGTCAAGGAGGCCGGTGGTAAAACCAGTGTGTCTGAGAACGAAGCTGCAGAGACGGAGGAGGGCGAGGAGGAGGACTTGGGGCAGCTGGACCTGGAAGCCCAGTTCCACCTGCACTACACTAGCCTTCATCACATCCTCACCCACCTTACCTTGAAAGCCGAGGAGCTGACGAGGATATACCAGGAAATAACGGGACAGGCCGTGTAG
- the NDUFC2 gene encoding NADH dehydrogenase [ubiquinone] 1 subunit C2 codes for MMSGRPGRVPLQFLPDEARNLPPPKLTDPRLVYIGFLGYCSGLLDNAINRRPVLLAGVHRQLLYVTSFFFVGYYLLKRQDYMYAVRDHDMFAYIKSHPEDFPEKDKKTYAEILEEFHPVR; via the exons ATGATGAGCGGACGGCCGGGCCGAGTGCCCTTACAGTTCCTGCCGGATGAGGCGCGGAACCTGCCCCCGCCCAAGCTGACGGACCCGCGGCTCGTCTACATCGGCTTCTTGGGCTATTGCTCGGGCCTGCTAGATAACGCGATAAACCGGAGGCCGGTGCTGTTGGCGG GTGTGCATCGCCAGCTTCtatacgttacttccttttttttcgtTGGATATTACCTTTTAAAACGTCAAGACTATATGTATGCTGTGAGGGACCACGATATGTTCGCATATATAAAATCACATCCGGAAGATTTTCCTGAAAAAG ataagaaaacttaTGCTGAAATTCTTGAAGAATTCCATCCAGTGCGTTGA